The window GCAGCGATTGGGAATCGATCATCGCTGCATCTGGCGACGAGGGGGCCTTCGCCGAGGCCCATGGCGTGGCCGATGAGAAATCCGTCGAACACTACCTGATGTTCGATTCCGAGAATCCGTCATCCATAGCCAGTTGCATCGCACGTGCGCGGGACAACGCCCGCATCGTCCGCACCGCCGTGACCAGCGAGGTATGGGATGCCTTGAACTCCACATTCCAGGAGTTCAAGCAACTGCGCCCGGGCAACCTGCCAGAATTGTGTGACTGGACGAAGAAACGCGCAGCCTCCGTCCGCGGAAGTATCGAGAGCACACAATTGCAGCATGATGGCTACGACTTCATGAATCTCGGCTACTATCTGGAACGGGCAGACAACACGGCCCGTCTGCTCGATGTGAAATACTACGTGCTGCTGCCGACGACCCAGCGCGTTGGCGGCAGTGTCGACAACTACCAGTGGATCACGCTCCTGCGCTCGCTTTCGGCATTGCGATCCTTCCACTGGACCTACGGCGGCGACTACAGCCCTAACAAGATCGCGCACTTCCTCATTCTCAACAAGACCAACCCGCGTTCGCTGCTTCATTGCGTGGAAGAAGCGTCCTATCACCTCAACCGTCTCGCCCGAGCGTATGGCCAGTCCACACGCGCGCAAACGCAGGCAAATGCCCGTCTTGCCCGCCTCGCGGAGGCCCGCGTCGATGACGTCATCGCCGATGGTCTTCACGAATTTCTTGGCGAGTTCATCGCCGAAAACGCCATTCTCGGCCAGTCCGTGGCGGACGGCTACCTGTTCGGATCGAACTGATGCATCTCAAGATAGAACACCAGTCAAAGTACCGCTTCGAGGAACCAATTCGTTACGTGGTACAAAGCCATCGTCTTTACGCCAGCAATTTCGAAGGGCAATCCGTCGTCGCTTGGGACGTTGCCGTCGAGGGTGCCATCTTCGGCCAGTATTTCACGGACTCGGCCGGCGATCAGGTGCGCACCATGACCTTGCAGGGTCCCGTCGACGAGATCGCCATCAGCGTCACCGGCGAAGTCATCACGACCGACCTCAGCGGAGTGTTGCGCAACCACGTCGAACGGGTGCCGCCGCTGGCCTACCTGCGGGCCACTACCCTGACAAAGGCCGACAACGCCATTGCCGAACTTGCCAGATCTGTATCAGGAACGGGAAGTCAACTGGACACGGCACACGCGCTTTCTACGGCCATTTCCGAGGCAATCACCTACACGCCGGGTGTCACCTATTCGCACACGAGTGCCGCCGAGGCGCTGGATCAGGGGCAAGGTGTCTGCCAGGATCACGCCCACGCCCTCATTGCTGCCGCCCGGACGCTTGATCTACCGGCCCGCTACGTCTCCGGCTACCTCTATGCCACCGCGGATGGCAAACAGCACGAGGCTGGCCACGCATGGGCGGAAATCCATGTCGATGGTTTTGGCTGGATCGGCTTCGATGCCGCCAATGCGTGTTGTCCGGATGAAAACTATGTCCGTCTGGGTTCCGGCCTCGATGCCAACCATGCCGCCCCGATCCGTGGCGTCACCCATGGTCTTTCTGAGGCGGAGCTTGAAGTCACTGTTGCGGTTGCCGCAGCGCAGCAGTAGCTTGGCGCGTATTTTCTGATTTCAGAGCCCCCGATGACATACTGTGTAGGCCTCCTTCTCAATGAAGGTATTGTTCTCCTCTCCGACACCCGCACCAACGCGGGCATCGACAATATATCTAGCTACCGCAAGACGTTCCTGTTCGAGGAACCGGGCGAGCGCGCCATCGCGATCCTGACGGCAGGCAGTCTGTCCGTCACCCAAACGACGATTGCCCGACTGCGCCATGCAATAGAAACGCCGGAAGGCGAGGGCAAGGACCGTTCGATTCTTCGCGCAGATACCATGCTCGAAGTGGCGGAAATCGTTGGTGAAACGCTGAGTCAGGTCTCGACGGACATCAGCCAGAAGATGTCCCGCATGGGTCAGGCGGCATCTGCCACCATGCTTGTGGCAGGCCAGCGCAAGGGTGGGGCGATGCGGCTTTTCCTCCTTTACCCTGAAGGCAATTTCATCGAGGCCACGGAAGATACCCCTTATCTTCAGATTGGCGAACACAAGTACGGCAAGCCGATTCTCGACCGCGTCGTAACGATGGAGACGACACTATCGGATGCGAAAAAGGCCGTGCTTCTGTCGATGGACTCGACCCTGCGGTCGAATCTCTCCGTCGGCATGCCCCTCGACCTGACCGTGATCCACAAGGATACGTGCCGGATCGACGAATCCGTCCGCATCGAAGCCGGTGACGAAGTCTTCAACGCCATGTCGGAAGCTTGGAGCCAGGCCTTGCGCAATGGGTTCACCGCCATTGATATCTGACCTCGCCGACGCTGGCGTGAAGATTAAATAAACAGCACCACCCTGAGCAATTGGCTAAAAATTCCGCAACGCGGCGGAATTGCGATGCCTGCCTGCGCGATTTCTTTGCCTCCCGCGCCTCCACTGCCGGAAATGGCGATGCACAACGTGGCCGATGGAGCGGCTATCCCGTGCTTGAGGGCCGGGGGGTTCTCATTAAATCGCAACAACAAGCTGCGCCGCAGTCAGTGGTGTCGGGCCAATTGGTCAAGGCCCGGACCGGCAAGCGCAGCGCAAATCAGGGATACAGTAAATGTCATTCAAGAAATCCATGATCGCAGGGCTCGGCCTTGCCGCCATGCTCAGCGGCACATCCGCGCTCGCTCAGGAAACCATCAAAGTCGGTATCTTGCACTCACTCTCCGGCACGATGGCAATTTCCGAAACCACGCTAAAGGACGCCATGCTGATGCTCATCGAAGAGCAGAACAAGAAGGGCGGCGTAAACGGCCAGATGCTGGAAGCAGTCGTTGTCGATCCGGCGTCCGACTGGCCCCTGTTTGCCGAAAAGGCCCGCGAACTGATCGAAGGTGAAGGCGTCGCTGCCGTCTTTGGCTGCTGGACATCCGTCTCCCGCAAGTCAGTCCTGCCGGTCTTCGAGGAACTCAACTCGCTGCTCTTCTACCCCGTCCAGTACGAGGGTGAGGAAAGCCAGCGCAATGTCTTCTACACCGGCGCCGCCCCCAACCAGCAGGCCATTCCCGCCGTCGACTACCTGATGGAGAACGAGGGCGTCGAGCGCTGGGTTCTGGCCGGCACCGACTACGTGTATCCGCGCACCACCAACAAGATCCTTGAAGCCTATCTCAAGGGGCTCGGTGTCGCTGAAGAAGACATCATGATCAACTACACGCCCTTCGGCCATTCCGACTGGCAGACCATCGTCTCCGACATCAAGACTTTCGGCTCCGCCGGCAAGAAGACGGCCGTTGTCTCCACCATCAACGGCGATGCCAACGTGCCGTTCTACAAGGAACTCGGCAACCAGGGTATCTCCGCCGAGGATATCCCCGTCGTCGCCTTTTCCGTGGGTGAGGAGGAACTCGCAGGTCTCGACACCGAACCGCTGGTCGGCCACCTCGCCGCGTGGAACTACTTCATGAGCGTCGAAAGCGATGCCAATGATGAGTTCATCGAAGCATGGCAGGCCTTCATCGGCGATGAGGACCGCGTGACCAACGACCCGATGGAAGCCCACTACATCGGCTTCAATATGTGGGTCGAAGCGGTCGAAAAGGCCGGCACCACGGATGCGGATGCCGTGATCGACGCCATCGTGGGGATCTCCGTGCCGAACCTCTCGGGCGGCTATTCCGCGATGATGCCGAACCACCACATCACCAAGCCGGTGCTGGTTGGCGAGATCCAGGATGACGGCCAGTTCGACATCGTTTGGGAAACCTCCGGTCTGGTTGTCGGTGACGAATGGTCCGACTACCTGCCCGAGTCCGCGGTGCTGATCTCCGACTGGCGCGCGCCGATGTCTTGCGGAAACTTCAATACCGAAACCGGCCAGTGCGGCGGGTCCACGAACTGATCTGATCCGATCATACGGGCGCGCGGGATCATCCGCGCGCCCATTCAGGGGATACCTATGCTCTTCCGCGCTCTCATCCTGTGCTTTGCCTTCTGCGCATCCATTGCCAGCGCCCAGTCATTTTCCGAACTGGCGGCGCAACTGCCCGAAGGGGATTACGATGATCGCGCTGCCGTCATCGCCGATATCGCCGCGACGGGTGACCCTGCAGCGGTGCCATTGTTGGAGGCCCTCGCCGAAGGCGACTTGCAGACACTGAAGGCAGACGGCCGCCTTGTGCGCGTCACCAAGGAAAACAAGGACACAATTGCCTTCGATGCCGTCACAGGTGAACGCATCGGCGAAATTGGCCGGCGAGACGGCTCCAAGGTGCGCGTCAACAACAGCCTGCGCCGCTCTATCCGCGCGGCGCTCGGCATTCTCACGCTGCGGGATGCCAACCCCTTCAAACGCCTTGAGGCCGCCAATGCCGCCTTCAAGGCCGCGGATCCGGAGCAGCTCGAAGCCCTTCGTGCCGCCCGCGAGGCCGAGGAAAATCCCGGCGTCGCCAGTGCCCTCGACAGCGCCATCGCAGCGGTGACTCTTGTCTCCGATGAGCCGACGGAGGCGAAGATCGAGGCCATCGCCCTCATGCGCACCAAAGGCGATCAGGACGCACTCTCCGTTCTTACGCCGCTGATGGCAGATGACGAACTGGGCGATGCCGCCACCAAGGCTGTCACCGCCATCGAGCGCGCCCAGCAATTCTGGACCGTTGGCCAGAACGTCTGGTACGGCCTCTCGCTCGGCTCCGTCCTCTTGCTCGCGGCCATCGGCCTTGCCATCACCTTCGGCGTGATGGGGGTCATCAACATGGCGCATGGCGAACTGGTGATGCTTGGTGCCTATACCACCTTCTTCGTGCAGGAAATCATCCGCAATTCCGCACCCGAACTCTTCGGCTATTCGCTTGCCATCGCCGCCCCCCTCGCCTTCCTCGTGGCCGGCGGTGTCGGCGTCGGTATCGAGCGTGGAGTGGTCCGCTTCCTCTACGGCCGCCCGCTGGAAACACTGCTGGCGACATGGGGTATCTCTCTCATCCTCCAGCAGACCGTGCGTTCGATCTTCGGCCCGAACAACCGCGAGGTCGGCAACCCGCAATGGATGTCCGGCGCGTTCGAGGTCGGCCAGCTCACCATCACCTACAACCGCCTCTGGATCCTCGTCTTCGCGCTCATCGTCTTCTTCGGCCTGCTGCTGGTGCTGAAGCGCACGCCGCTCGGCCTGCAGATGCGGGCGGTGACGCAGAACCGGGCGATGGCCGCGAACATGGGCATCCGCACCGGCTGGGTGGACGCGATGACCTTCGGCCTCGGCGCCGGCATCGCCGGGCTGGCGGGCGTGGCGCTCTCTCAGATCGACAACGTCTCCCCCAACCTCGGCCAGTCCTACATCGTCGACAGCTTCATGGTCGTGGTCTTCGGCGGCGCGGGCAACCTCTGGGGCGCACTGGCGGGGGCGTTCAGCCTCGGCATCGCCAACAAGTTCCTCGAACCCTACACCGGCGCGGTGCTGGCGAAGATTCTCGTGCTGGTGGCGATCATCCTCTTCATCCAGAAGCGGCCGCGTGGGCTCTTCGCGGTGCGCGGACGGGCGGTGGAAGCATGACCTCGGTCGCGCCGTTTGAGGCATTTCAAAACGAGGGGCCGGCCCATCGTTGTCATTGGTCCTCGGATCAATGGCACACCAATGACGATCCCCGGGATATTTTTGGAAAAATGAAGGGGCGCGCATGTTGGGTCTAATCGACAAGCGGATGGGGATCTTCCTCGCCGGCCTTTTCGTGCTGACGGTGGCGATCCCCGTCGGCAACCTCGTGCTGGCGGGCCAGCCGGTGCCATCCTATGTCGTCTCGCTGCTCGGCAAGTACCTCTGCTATGCCCTGCTCGCCGTCGCGCTCGATCTCGTGTGGGGCTATTGCGGCATCCTCTCGCTCGGCCACGGCGCATTCTTCGCGCTCGGCGGTTACGCGATGGGCATGCACCTGATGCGCGAGATCGGCGACCGCGGCGTCTATGCCAACCCGCTGCTGCCCGACTTCATGGTGTTCCTGAACTACCAGGAACTGCCGTGGTTCTGGTACGGGTTCGACAGTTTCCTTTTCGCCTGCCTGATGGTGCTGCTGGTGCCGGGCCTTCTGGCCTTCGTCTTCGGCTGGTTCGCCTTCCGCTCCCGCGTTACCGGCGTCTACCTCTCGATCATTACCCAAGCGCTGACCTACGCCCTGATGCTCGCCTTCTTCCGCAACGAAATGGGCCTGGGCGGCAACAACGGGCTGACCGACTTCAAGGACGTGCTCGGCTTCAACCTGCAATCGGACACCACGCGCGCGGGGCTGTTCATCCTCACGGCGATCGCCCTCGCCGCCGGGCTGCTGATCTCCAAGGCGATCACCTCCTCTAAGCTCGGCAAGATCCTCGTCGCGATCCGCGATGCCGAAAGCCGCACCCGTTTCATCGGCTACCGGGTGGAGGAGTACAAGCTGTTCGTCTTCGTCGTCTCCGCCATGATGGCCGGTGTGGCGGGCGCGCTCTACACCCCGCAGGTCGGCATCATCAACCCCGGCGAATTTTCGCCCGCCAACTCCATCGAAATCGTCATCTGGGTGGCGCTCGGCGGGCGCGGCACGCTGGTGGGGGCCGCCATCGGTGCGATCCTCGTGGCGCTGGCCAAGACGCTGCTGACGGGCTGGCTGCCGGAAATCTGGCTCTTCGCACTCGGCGCGCTCTTCGTCTTCGTCACCATCTTCATGCCGAAGGGCGTGCTCGGCGTGATCGAGAACCTCAAGCCCGCGGCCAAGCCGCAACCCGTACCGCAGGAGGCCGAGGCATGACCAGCCAGATTTATCTCGATGGCGTCAACCGCTCCTTCGACGGCTTCAAGGCGATCAACAACCTCTCGCTCACGGTCGACAAGGGCGAGCTGCGTGCGATCATCGGCCCCAACGGTGCCGGCAAGACCACGATGATGGACATTATCACCGGCAAGACGCGCCCCGACTCGGGCGAGGTGTTCTGGAACGAAAAGGTCGACCTCACCCGCATCGACGAGGCCGGCTCCGCCCGGCTCGGCATCGGCCGCAAGTTCCAGAAACCCACCGTGTTCGAGACGCTGACGGTGGAAGACAACATCGCGCTGGCGCTGAAGGATGATCGCTCCGTCTTCGCCACGCTGTTCCACCGCCAAACCGCGGCGGACGCCACCAAGATCACCGAACTGCTGGAACTGGTGAAGCTGGAGCCCGAACGCGCCCGCCTCGCCGCCGACCTTTCTCATGGCCAGAAGCAATGGCTGGAAATCGGCATGCTGCTGGCGCAGGACCCGGAGCTTCTGCTGGTGGATGAACCCGCCGCCGGCATGACCGATGCCGAAACCATGCGCACCGCCGACCTGCTGAAGGATATCGCGGGCCAGCACACCGTGATCGTGGTGGAACACGATATGGAGTTCGTCCGCGCGCTCGACTGCAAGGTCACCGTGCTGCATCAGGGCCACGTGCTGGCCGAAGGCAACCTCGATCATGTCTCCGCCAATCCGGAAGTGATCGAAGTGTATCTGGGCCGATAGACCATGCTGAACATTTCCAATCTCAACCTTCATTACGGCGCCGCGCAGGCCCTGAAGACCGTTTCGCTCACCGCGAAACCCGGCGAGGTGACCGCCGTGCTCGGCCGCAACGGCGTGGGCAAGACTTCGCTGATGCGCGCCATCACCGGCCGCCACCCGATCAGCGGCGGCTCCATCGAGTGGCAGGGCGCCGATATCTCGCGCCTGCGGTCCGACCGCCGGGCACAGGCCGGCATCGCCTCGGTGCCGCAGGGCCGCGAGGTGTTCCCGCTGCTGACGGTGCGCGAAAACCTCGAAACCGGCTTTGCCACCCTGCCGCGCACAGAGCGCCGGATCCCCGACGACGTGTTCAACCTCTTCCCGGTGCTGCGCGACATGCTCCGCCGTCGCGGCGGCGATCTCTCCGGTGGCCAGCAGCAGCAGCTCGCCATCGGCCGGGCGATGGTGACGCGGCCCAAGCTCTTAGTGCTCGACGAGCCGACCGAAGGCATCCAGCCCTCGATCATCAAGGATATCGGCCGCGCCATCGACTTCCTGCGCGAGCAGGGCGACATCGCCATCATCCTCGTCGAGCAGTATTTTGAGTTTGCCCGCGACCTCTGCGACACCTACGCTGTGATGGACAGGGGCGAGGTGGTACTCACGGGCCGCCGCGAAGACATGAACGAGGAAGATGTTCGACGCTGGCTTACAGTCTGATCTTCAGCGCGCCCGGGGACGGGGCTTCGTCGGCTGGCGGGCGGCGAATGGCCGCACGAAACTGGCTGATCTCCATCAGTCCGGCTGCGCCAAGATCCTCCTGCCCCAGACTTATGGAGCCCCGCCGGAAGCCGTAATCATCAACACCTCCGGCGGCATCACCGGCGGCGACAGGCTGACCTACGGGGCCGAGGTTGGGGCAGGGGCCAGCGCCACCGTCACCACCCAGGCGGCAGAGCGGATCTACCGCGCGAGCCACGGCACAGCCCGGATCGACACGCATTTGCGCATCGGCGCGGGCGCCAGCCTCCACTGGCTACCGCAGGAAACCATCCTCTTCGAGGGCGCCGCGCTGGCCCGCACGCTCACGGTCGAGATGGCCGAAGACGCCACCGCCCTTCTGCTGGAAACGGTGGTTCTCGGCCGCGAGGCGATGGGCGAAACCCTCGCGCAGGCCAGCCTGACGGAGACATGGCGCATCACCCGCGATGGCCGCCTCGCCCATGCCGAAGCCCTGCGCCTCGGCCCCGAGATGGCGGCACTGCAAGGCGCGGCCACGCTCAACGGCCACCGCGCGCTGGCAACCCTCGTCTATCTCGCTCCGGATGCGGAGAACAGGCTGGAGGAGGCCCGCGCCCTCCTGCCGGAAGGCGCCGCCGCCTCCGCCTGGGGCGGCCGGCTTGTCTGCCGCTTTCTCGGCGCACCCGCGATGCTGAAACCCGCAATCGCCCAGTTTCTCACCCGTTTCCGCGCCGCACCGCTGCCGCGCGTCTGGCACTTGTAAGGAGGCCCCATGAACCTCACCCCCCGTGAAAAGGACAAGCTGCTTGTCTCCCTCGCCGCGATGGTCGCCCGCGGACGGCTGGAGCGCGGCGTCAAGCTGAACCACCCCGAGGCCATCGCGCTCATCACCGATTATGTTGTCGAGGGCGCGCGCGACGGCCGCTCCGTCGCCGAGCTTATGGAAGCCGGTGCGCATGTCATCACGGCCGAGCAGTGCATGGACGGAATCGCCGAGATGATTCACGATGTGCAGGTAGAGGCGACCTTCCCCGACGGCACCAAGCTCGTCACTGTCCACGCGCCTATTCGCTGAAGCCCGACCGAAACATTCGCAATACCGAACCCGCCCGAAAACCATACCGTTTCCAGCCTCTCATATTTCCTCAAATATCCCCGCCGGAGGCATCCGACGCCAGCAACAGGAGACACGCATGATCCCCGGAGAACTGATGCCCGCCGCGGGCGATATCACGCTGAACGAAGGCGCCGACCAGATCACTCTCACCGTCGCCAACACCGGCGACCGCCCGGTGCAGGTCGGCTCCCACTACCATTTCGCGGAGACGAACCCGGCCCTAGACTTTGACCGTACCGCCGCCCATGGCATGCGCCTCGACATCGCCGCCGGCACCGCTATCCGGTTTGAGCCGGGCCAGTCGCGCGACGTGCCGCTGGTGCCCTATGGCGGCGCGCGCCGGGTCTTCGGCTTCAACCAGAAGGTCATGGGCGACCTCTGACCCTCAGCAACAGGAGAGACTGACATGTGTGATGCCTGCGTGATGAATGCCGTCCGCGACCGGATGCTGAGCCGCCGCGATCTCTTCCGCGGCAGTGCCGCCGCCACGGCCGCCGCGGCGCTGGCCACCGTCGCCGCCCCGCCCGCGCTCGCCGCCGGGCACGGCGGCGTGGCGGACATGACCCATGCCTATGACGAGAGTTTTCCAACCTTCTCCGGTGCGCCCGGCATCACTTACGACAAGAAATATGACATCGGTTCAGATGGTTACAACCTCTATGTCCTCTCGATAGACGAGCATACCGGCACCCATATCGACGCGCCGCTGCACTTCTCCGCCGATGGCGCAAGCGTCGATCAACTCCCCGTTGCCGATCTGGTCGTGCCGCTTGCCGTCGTCGATATCCGCGAAAAGGCCGCCGCCGACCCGGATGCGCAGGTAACCCCCGACGATCTGAAAGCCTGGATCGAGGCCAACGGCGCGATCCCGGAAAGGGCCTGCGTCGCCATGCTGTCTGGCTGGGCCGAGAAGGTCGGCACCGACGGCTTCCGCAACGCCGACGACAGCGGCGCCATGCACTTCCCCGGCTTCCACCCAGAAGCCGCGCAGATGCTGCTGGACGAAACCACCGCCGCCGCCATCGCAGTCGACACGCTGTCGCTCGACCACGGCATTTCGGCCGATTTCGCAACGCACTACCTCTGGCTGCCGGCGGGCCGCTACGGCATCGAATGCCTCGCGGGCCTCGACGCCATGCCAGCCACCGGCGCCACGCTCATGGTCGGCGCGCCGAAGCACAGGCGCGGCACCGGCGGTCCCGCCCGCATCTTCGCGTTGTCGTGATGCGCAACGGAACGCCCTTCGATTTCTTCCGCCTCGGCGTCGCACAGGCGAAGATGATGGGCGAGGCGCAGGCCGTCATCGCCATGCG of the Algicella marina genome contains:
- a CDS encoding transglutaminase family protein translates to MHLKIEHQSKYRFEEPIRYVVQSHRLYASNFEGQSVVAWDVAVEGAIFGQYFTDSAGDQVRTMTLQGPVDEIAISVTGEVITTDLSGVLRNHVERVPPLAYLRATTLTKADNAIAELARSVSGTGSQLDTAHALSTAISEAITYTPGVTYSHTSAAEALDQGQGVCQDHAHALIAAARTLDLPARYVSGYLYATADGKQHEAGHAWAEIHVDGFGWIGFDAANACCPDENYVRLGSGLDANHAAPIRGVTHGLSEAELEVTVAVAAAQQ
- a CDS encoding peptidase, translated to MTYCVGLLLNEGIVLLSDTRTNAGIDNISSYRKTFLFEEPGERAIAILTAGSLSVTQTTIARLRHAIETPEGEGKDRSILRADTMLEVAEIVGETLSQVSTDISQKMSRMGQAASATMLVAGQRKGGAMRLFLLYPEGNFIEATEDTPYLQIGEHKYGKPILDRVVTMETTLSDAKKAVLLSMDSTLRSNLSVGMPLDLTVIHKDTCRIDESVRIEAGDEVFNAMSEAWSQALRNGFTAIDI
- a CDS encoding urease subunit gamma; its protein translation is MNLTPREKDKLLVSLAAMVARGRLERGVKLNHPEAIALITDYVVEGARDGRSVAELMEAGAHVITAEQCMDGIAEMIHDVQVEATFPDGTKLVTVHAPIR
- the urtA gene encoding urea ABC transporter substrate-binding protein, translating into MSFKKSMIAGLGLAAMLSGTSALAQETIKVGILHSLSGTMAISETTLKDAMLMLIEEQNKKGGVNGQMLEAVVVDPASDWPLFAEKARELIEGEGVAAVFGCWTSVSRKSVLPVFEELNSLLFYPVQYEGEESQRNVFYTGAAPNQQAIPAVDYLMENEGVERWVLAGTDYVYPRTTNKILEAYLKGLGVAEEDIMINYTPFGHSDWQTIVSDIKTFGSAGKKTAVVSTINGDANVPFYKELGNQGISAEDIPVVAFSVGEEELAGLDTEPLVGHLAAWNYFMSVESDANDEFIEAWQAFIGDEDRVTNDPMEAHYIGFNMWVEAVEKAGTTDADAVIDAIVGISVPNLSGGYSAMMPNHHITKPVLVGEIQDDGQFDIVWETSGLVVGDEWSDYLPESAVLISDWRAPMSCGNFNTETGQCGGSTN
- a CDS encoding urease subunit beta; amino-acid sequence: MIPGELMPAAGDITLNEGADQITLTVANTGDRPVQVGSHYHFAETNPALDFDRTAAHGMRLDIAAGTAIRFEPGQSRDVPLVPYGGARRVFGFNQKVMGDL
- the urtC gene encoding urea ABC transporter permease subunit UrtC: MLGLIDKRMGIFLAGLFVLTVAIPVGNLVLAGQPVPSYVVSLLGKYLCYALLAVALDLVWGYCGILSLGHGAFFALGGYAMGMHLMREIGDRGVYANPLLPDFMVFLNYQELPWFWYGFDSFLFACLMVLLVPGLLAFVFGWFAFRSRVTGVYLSIITQALTYALMLAFFRNEMGLGGNNGLTDFKDVLGFNLQSDTTRAGLFILTAIALAAGLLISKAITSSKLGKILVAIRDAESRTRFIGYRVEEYKLFVFVVSAMMAGVAGALYTPQVGIINPGEFSPANSIEIVIWVALGGRGTLVGAAIGAILVALAKTLLTGWLPEIWLFALGALFVFVTIFMPKGVLGVIENLKPAAKPQPVPQEAEA
- a CDS encoding cyclase family protein, whose protein sequence is MCDACVMNAVRDRMLSRRDLFRGSAAATAAAALATVAAPPALAAGHGGVADMTHAYDESFPTFSGAPGITYDKKYDIGSDGYNLYVLSIDEHTGTHIDAPLHFSADGASVDQLPVADLVVPLAVVDIREKAAADPDAQVTPDDLKAWIEANGAIPERACVAMLSGWAEKVGTDGFRNADDSGAMHFPGFHPEAAQMLLDETTAAAIAVDTLSLDHGISADFATHYLWLPAGRYGIECLAGLDAMPATGATLMVGAPKHRRGTGGPARIFALS
- the urtB gene encoding urea ABC transporter permease subunit UrtB, encoding MLFRALILCFAFCASIASAQSFSELAAQLPEGDYDDRAAVIADIAATGDPAAVPLLEALAEGDLQTLKADGRLVRVTKENKDTIAFDAVTGERIGEIGRRDGSKVRVNNSLRRSIRAALGILTLRDANPFKRLEAANAAFKAADPEQLEALRAAREAEENPGVASALDSAIAAVTLVSDEPTEAKIEAIALMRTKGDQDALSVLTPLMADDELGDAATKAVTAIERAQQFWTVGQNVWYGLSLGSVLLLAAIGLAITFGVMGVINMAHGELVMLGAYTTFFVQEIIRNSAPELFGYSLAIAAPLAFLVAGGVGVGIERGVVRFLYGRPLETLLATWGISLILQQTVRSIFGPNNREVGNPQWMSGAFEVGQLTITYNRLWILVFALIVFFGLLLVLKRTPLGLQMRAVTQNRAMAANMGIRTGWVDAMTFGLGAGIAGLAGVALSQIDNVSPNLGQSYIVDSFMVVVFGGAGNLWGALAGAFSLGIANKFLEPYTGAVLAKILVLVAIILFIQKRPRGLFAVRGRAVEA
- a CDS encoding alpha-E domain-containing protein gives rise to the protein MLSRTAENLFWVTRYMERAETMARLLEVGYRIALMPSTGEGNRSDWESIIAASGDEGAFAEAHGVADEKSVEHYLMFDSENPSSIASCIARARDNARIVRTAVTSEVWDALNSTFQEFKQLRPGNLPELCDWTKKRAASVRGSIESTQLQHDGYDFMNLGYYLERADNTARLLDVKYYVLLPTTQRVGGSVDNYQWITLLRSLSALRSFHWTYGGDYSPNKIAHFLILNKTNPRSLLHCVEEASYHLNRLARAYGQSTRAQTQANARLARLAEARVDDVIADGLHEFLGEFIAENAILGQSVADGYLFGSN
- the urtE gene encoding urea ABC transporter ATP-binding subunit UrtE, with product MLNISNLNLHYGAAQALKTVSLTAKPGEVTAVLGRNGVGKTSLMRAITGRHPISGGSIEWQGADISRLRSDRRAQAGIASVPQGREVFPLLTVRENLETGFATLPRTERRIPDDVFNLFPVLRDMLRRRGGDLSGGQQQQLAIGRAMVTRPKLLVLDEPTEGIQPSIIKDIGRAIDFLREQGDIAIILVEQYFEFARDLCDTYAVMDRGEVVLTGRREDMNEEDVRRWLTV
- the urtD gene encoding urea ABC transporter ATP-binding protein UrtD, with protein sequence MTSQIYLDGVNRSFDGFKAINNLSLTVDKGELRAIIGPNGAGKTTMMDIITGKTRPDSGEVFWNEKVDLTRIDEAGSARLGIGRKFQKPTVFETLTVEDNIALALKDDRSVFATLFHRQTAADATKITELLELVKLEPERARLAADLSHGQKQWLEIGMLLAQDPELLLVDEPAAGMTDAETMRTADLLKDIAGQHTVIVVEHDMEFVRALDCKVTVLHQGHVLAEGNLDHVSANPEVIEVYLGR
- a CDS encoding urease accessory protein UreD, translated to MFDAGLQSDLQRARGRGFVGWRAANGRTKLADLHQSGCAKILLPQTYGAPPEAVIINTSGGITGGDRLTYGAEVGAGASATVTTQAAERIYRASHGTARIDTHLRIGAGASLHWLPQETILFEGAALARTLTVEMAEDATALLLETVVLGREAMGETLAQASLTETWRITRDGRLAHAEALRLGPEMAALQGAATLNGHRALATLVYLAPDAENRLEEARALLPEGAAASAWGGRLVCRFLGAPAMLKPAIAQFLTRFRAAPLPRVWHL